The following proteins come from a genomic window of Amphiura filiformis chromosome 16, Afil_fr2py, whole genome shotgun sequence:
- the LOC140135713 gene encoding protein phosphatase 1 regulatory subunit 3E-like: MQGDLQTLTHCFENLLQPNRSNNTTVSRFTNGTMQRPDDIANDIGDDAVDIPKRSTSQETLSDDEYFDCPDWANLSPSSFKEFLRKAGAPKELPNNESSSEECSIGESCGLCSKLKIPPRDTSACMNNSASGFLSPEDSLSCESGSPLGSVTPQSPTSPVVSPADSGSSTPRRRKPSLKSPNAPDTPRRKSVRFADALGLDLETVKHILENETSPDYPSIAFGASSQDGNSVTLLPRYLALNFQQPGGQHDFITRVHKHHVCLENAVVSDFTILGTVKVRNITYHKSVKIRYSCDGWRTFGDVPASYVHGSCDGPMDRFSFGLSAPRELDVGGTMEFCVCYKAGNTEYWDNNFGHNYVIECSAQVETLTDDCQKFWTHFL; encoded by the coding sequence ATGCAGGGGGACTTACAAACATTAACGCATTGCTTCGAAAATTTACTCCAACCAAACCGTTCTAACAATACTACGGTAAGTCGTTTTACTAACGGTACAATGCAAAGACCCGATGACATTGCCAACGACATTGGTGATGATGCTGTCGACATCCCGAAGCGATCAACATCTCAAGAAACCCTATCGGATGATGAATATTTTGACTGCCCAGATTGGGCAAATCTGTCACCATCTTCTTTTAAGGAATTTCTTCGCAAAGCAGGTGCTCCTAAAGAACTACCCAACAATGAATCTTCTTCAGAAGAGTGTTCGATAGGTGAGTCTTGTGGTCTTTGCTCAAAGTTAAAAATACCGCCGAGAGATACATCAGCATGTATGAACAACTCCGCCAGTGGCTTCTTATCGCCAGAAGATTCTCTAAGTTGTGAAAGCGGATCTCCTTTAGGATCTGTAACACCACAGAGTCCAACTAGTCCAGTTGTGAGCCCAGCGGACAGTGGTTCGTCCACTCCACGACGAAGAAAACCGTCCCTGAAGAGTCCCAATGCGCCCGATACTCCTCGCAGAAAATCGGTTCGTTTTGCAGATGCTTTAGGTCTTGATCTTGAGACAGTAAAGCATATtcttgaaaatgaaacttcacccgaCTATCCTAGTATTGCTTTTGGTGCTTCCTCACAAGATGGCAATTCCGTCACGCTTCTTCCAAGATACCTAGCTCTTAATTTTCAGCAACCAGGAGGTCAACATGACTTCATCACCCGTGTGCACAAGCATCATGTCTGTCTAGAAAATGCCGTGGTGTCCGATTTTACAATCCTAGGAACGGTGAAGGTAAGAAATATTACCTATCATAAATCGGTGAAGATCAGGTACAGTTGCGACGGATGGCGTACCTTTGGAGACGTACCTGCTTCCTATGTTCATGGATCTTGTGATGGACCTATGGACAGATTCTCCTTTGGATTATCGGCTCCAAGAGAACTAGATGTTGGAGGAACAATggaattttgtgtgtgttataaaGCTGGAAATACAGAGTATTGGGATAATAATTTCGGGCACAACTATGTGATTGAATGTTCGGCCCAAGTGGAGACTTTGACGGACGATTGCCAGAAGTTCTGGACTCATTTTCtttga